One window of Papaver somniferum cultivar HN1 chromosome 9, ASM357369v1, whole genome shotgun sequence genomic DNA carries:
- the LOC113311523 gene encoding F-box protein At3g07870-like codes for MEKLPTEMEENILSRLTMEAALPAKQVCKKWRIFLRSKTDKVGLLFTFTYGDQNKNKLSYCDQYDPILGKMNYNYSYDSIQNIHLRKFVKDGSYINNILGSCNGLVCFGPGKSFKKDFFICNPFTGEVVYVPVWENWSCFVSGLSGFGYCHSTNEYKIVSMHEIKYQDRSNFQVLIYTIGGGGWRSKGSIQISPSDSAAAGIYANGALHWLREKDKILAFDLEDENFQVIRLPRFEYMSPLRLLGGNYMYLVSTSSSLSEPYCMDIWAYKRKHTNAANGYNGVKEKYNYSKNSWNWIKQFSIKLDKIDWWFLKPLAITRNDKFLLGYTNETLYSYGLKTSTKNEIFNGRATGCNRINVIPHANSIVSIMSKSPQEVQVFL; via the coding sequence ATGGAGAAGCTTCCCACGGAGATGGAAGAGAACATACTTAGTCGATTAACAATGGAAGCAGCTTTACCTGCCAAACAGGTatgcaaaaaatggagaatttTCCTCCGTAGTAAGACCGATAAGGTAGGTTTGCTTTTCACTTTCACATATGgggatcaaaacaaaaacaaacttagTTATTGTGATCAGTATGATCCTATTCTGGGGAAGATGAACTACAATTACTCTTACGATAGTATTCAGAATATACACCTTCGCAAATTTGTTAAAGACGGAAGTTACATAAATAACATTCTTGGATCATGCAATGGTTTGGTTTGCTTCGGACCTGGAAAGAGTTTCAAAAAAGATTTCTTTATTTGCAATCCCTTTACAGGAGAAGTTGTTTATGTTCCCGTATGGGAAAACTGGTCTTGTTTTGTGTCTGGGTTAAGCGGGTTTGGTTACTGTCATTCAACGAATGAGTACAAGATTGTTAGTATGCATGAAATTAAGTACCAAGATCGAAGCAACTTCCAAGTCCTAATTTATACTATCGGTGGTGGTGGGTGGAGAAGCAAAGGATCCATCCAAATTTCCCCATCGGATTCAGCTGCAGCAGGTATCTACGCAAATGGGGCTCTTCACTGGCTGCGCGAAAAGGATAAGATCCTAGCCTTCGATTTGGAAGATGAGAATTTCCAGGTTATCCGATTGCCACGTTTTGAATACATGAGTCCCCTCAGGTTGTTGGGAGGGAATTATATGTATTTGGTGTCTACATCTTCATCCCTAAGTGAACCTTATTGCATGGATATTTGGGCTTATAAGAGAAAACATACTAACGCCGCTAATGGTTATAATGGTGTGAAAGAAAAGTACAACTACAGCAAGAATTCATGGAACTGGATCAAGCAGTTCAGTATAAAGCTGGACAAGATAGATTGGTGGTTCTTAAAGCCCTTAGCAATAACACGTAATGATAAATTTCTGTTGGGTTATACAAACGAGACTCTCTATTCTTACGGCCTTAAAACTTCGACTAAGAACGAAATTTTCAATGGTCGTGCTACGGGCTGCAACAGGATAAACGTAATTCCTCATGCAAACAGCATTGTTTCGATTATGTCGAAATCTCCTCAAGAGGTTCAAGTTTTTCTGTAA